One window of the Rhodospirillaceae bacterium genome contains the following:
- the dnaN gene encoding DNA polymerase III subunit beta: protein MKISIERAALLRSLAHVQSVVERRNAIPILSNVLIEASGATLRLNTTDMDISIVEGTEAAVAVAGATTTPVHTLHDIVRKLPDGAQVELALEDDGGRLALRAGRSSFRLSCLPREDFPALEGEGLPHEFAMSAADLRTVIERTRFAISTEETRYYLNGIYWHAKEENGVQLLRAVATDGHRLARLEMPLPEGAAGMPGVIVPRKTVNELHRLIAEAEASVQIGLSENKIRFSFGDIELTSKLIDGTFPDYERVIPVGNDRAMTVATKLFREAVDRVSTISTEKSRAVKLMLGPGPSGGNLTLQATSPDAGSATEELEVAYADESMEIGFNARYLLDIATQIEGEELKFELADSGSPTVIRDLADEASLYVLMPMRV, encoded by the coding sequence ATGAAGATATCGATCGAACGCGCCGCCCTGCTCCGCTCGCTGGCCCATGTCCAGAGCGTGGTCGAGCGGCGCAACGCCATTCCCATCCTGTCCAACGTGCTCATCGAGGCGAGCGGCGCGACCCTGCGGCTCAACACCACCGACATGGACATCTCGATCGTCGAGGGGACCGAGGCGGCGGTGGCCGTCGCCGGGGCGACGACGACGCCGGTGCACACGCTGCACGATATCGTGCGCAAGCTGCCCGACGGCGCCCAGGTCGAGCTGGCGCTCGAGGACGACGGGGGCCGCCTGGCGCTGCGCGCCGGCCGCTCCAGCTTCCGGCTGAGCTGCCTGCCGCGTGAGGATTTTCCCGCGCTGGAGGGCGAGGGCCTGCCCCACGAGTTCGCCATGAGCGCGGCCGACCTGCGCACGGTGATCGAGCGCACCCGCTTCGCCATCTCGACCGAGGAGACCCGCTACTATCTCAACGGCATCTACTGGCACGCCAAGGAGGAGAACGGCGTCCAGCTGCTGCGCGCCGTGGCGACCGACGGCCACCGGCTGGCCCGGCTGGAAATGCCCCTGCCGGAGGGCGCGGCGGGCATGCCCGGCGTGATCGTGCCGCGCAAGACGGTGAACGAGCTGCACCGCCTGATCGCCGAGGCCGAGGCGTCGGTCCAGATCGGCCTGTCGGAGAACAAGATCCGCTTTTCCTTCGGCGATATCGAGCTGACCTCCAAGCTGATCGACGGCACCTTCCCGGACTACGAGCGGGTGATCCCGGTCGGCAACGACCGGGCGATGACCGTGGCGACGAAGCTGTTCCGGGAGGCGGTCGACCGGGTCTCGACGATCTCCACGGAGAAGTCGCGCGCGGTCAAGCTCATGCTCGGCCCCGGACCGTCGGGGGGCAATCTCACCCTCCAGGCGACCAGCCCGGACGCCGGCAGCGCCACCGAGGAGCTGGAGGTCGCCTATGCCGACGAGAGCATGGAGATCGGCTTCAACGCCCGCTACCTGCTCGACATCGCGACCCAGATCGAGGGCGAGGAGCTGAAATTCGAGCTGGCCGACAGCGGCTCCCCCACCGTGATCCGCGACCTCGCCGACGAAGCCTCCCTCTACGTCCTGATGCCGATGCGGGTCTGA